In Zingiber officinale cultivar Zhangliang chromosome 8B, Zo_v1.1, whole genome shotgun sequence, a single genomic region encodes these proteins:
- the LOC122015064 gene encoding 3-hydroxyisobutyryl-CoA hydrolase-like protein 2, mitochondrial isoform X1 produces MQRFKVLAQVRRSLSTIRCPLFTTTRLVSTHDDQPHNEVLVEGKASTRAAILNRPSNLNALTTNMAIQLKKLYESWEDNPDIGFVIMKGSGRAFCAGGDVVALYQLLNEGKVEVCKDFFRNLYMFIYTLGTYLKPHVAILDGVTMGGGAGVSIPGTFRVATDKTMFSTPEIHIGFHPDAGASFYLSHLTGHIGEYLALTGERLNGIDMLAVGLATHYTISARLDWVDERLAKLITDDPSTIDTSLSTYGDIVYPDKNSIVNRLEVIDKCFGLESVEEILDALETEAARSKQEWCTVALKKLKEASPLSLKVALRSVREGRFQTLDECLVREYRMSLHGISKPLSHDFLEGVRARLVNKDFTPKWDPPTLDKVPEDMVDHYFSPLGDLDSELKLPTHLREAFI; encoded by the exons ATGCAACGATTCAAAGTCCTTGCGCAAGTCCGGAGGTCCCTCTCCACCATCCGCTGTCCTCTCTTTACTACGACGAGACTCGTCTCTACCCACGATGATCAACCTCATAATGAG GTGCTCGTGGAGGGTAAGGCAAGCACCCGCGCTGCTATCCTCAATCGGCCTTCTAATCTCAATGCCCTCACAACAAATATG GCAATTCAGTTGAAAAAGCTATATGAGTCATGGGAGGATAACCCAGATATTGGGTTTGTTATCATGAAA GGTAGTGGTAGAGCATTTTGTGCTGGCGGTGATGTTGTTGCTCTTTATCAATTACTTAATGAAG GCAAGGTGGAAGTGTGCAAGGACTTTTTCAGGAATCTATACATGTTTATTTATACTTTAGGGACCTATTTAAAGCCTCAT GTGGCTATTCTAGACGGTGTTACCATGGGGGGTGGAGCGGGAGTCTCAATTCCTGGAACATTTCGTGTTGCAACAGATAAGACT ATGTTTTCTACACCAGAAATTCATATAGGCTTCCATCCTGATGCTGGAGCTTCCTTCTACTtgtcacatctaactggtcatatAG GGGAATATTTGGCCTTGACAGGTGAAAGACTTAATGGCATTGATATGCTTGCAGTTGGCCTTGCTACACACTATACAATAAGCGCC AGGCTTGATTGGGTTGATGAACGTCTAGCTAAGTTGATCACTGATGATCCTTCAACAATAGATACTTCCCTTTCAACTTATGGTGATATTGTTTATCCAGATAAGAATAGCATTGTTAACAG GCTGGAGGTAATAGATAAATGTTTTGGTCTTGAATCAGTTGAAGAAATTTTGGATGCTTTG GAGACTGAGGCAGCCAGATCAAAGCAAGAATGGTGTACTGTTGCATTAAAGAAATTGAAAGAAGCTTCTCCATTGAGTTTAAAAGTCGCCTTACGATCG GTAAGAGAAGGCAGATTTCAGACTCTTGATGAATGCCTTGTTCGAGAGTACAGAATGTCTCTTCATGGGATCTCAAAGCCACTTTCTCATGACTTCCTTGAG GGTGTCCGAGCACGGCTGGTCAACAAGGACTTCACTCCTAAG TGGGATCCCCCAACATTGGACAAAGTACCAGAAGACATGGTTGATCATTATTTCTCACCTCTCGGGGATTTGGATTCTGAACTAAAGCTACCTACACACTTGCGTGAAGCCTTTATTTGA
- the LOC122015064 gene encoding 3-hydroxyisobutyryl-CoA hydrolase-like protein 2, mitochondrial isoform X2 — protein sequence MQRFKVLAQVRRSLSTIRCPLFTTTRLVSTHDDQPHNEVLVEGKASTRAAILNRPSNLNALTTNMAIQLKKLYESWEDNPDIGFVIMKGSGRAFCAGGDVVALYQLLNEGKVEVCKDFFRNLYMFIYTLGTYLKPHVAILDGVTMGGGAGVSIPGTFRVATDKTMFSTPEIHIGFHPDAGASFYLSHLTGHIGERLNGIDMLAVGLATHYTISARLDWVDERLAKLITDDPSTIDTSLSTYGDIVYPDKNSIVNRLEVIDKCFGLESVEEILDALETEAARSKQEWCTVALKKLKEASPLSLKVALRSVREGRFQTLDECLVREYRMSLHGISKPLSHDFLEGVRARLVNKDFTPKWDPPTLDKVPEDMVDHYFSPLGDLDSELKLPTHLREAFI from the exons ATGCAACGATTCAAAGTCCTTGCGCAAGTCCGGAGGTCCCTCTCCACCATCCGCTGTCCTCTCTTTACTACGACGAGACTCGTCTCTACCCACGATGATCAACCTCATAATGAG GTGCTCGTGGAGGGTAAGGCAAGCACCCGCGCTGCTATCCTCAATCGGCCTTCTAATCTCAATGCCCTCACAACAAATATG GCAATTCAGTTGAAAAAGCTATATGAGTCATGGGAGGATAACCCAGATATTGGGTTTGTTATCATGAAA GGTAGTGGTAGAGCATTTTGTGCTGGCGGTGATGTTGTTGCTCTTTATCAATTACTTAATGAAG GCAAGGTGGAAGTGTGCAAGGACTTTTTCAGGAATCTATACATGTTTATTTATACTTTAGGGACCTATTTAAAGCCTCAT GTGGCTATTCTAGACGGTGTTACCATGGGGGGTGGAGCGGGAGTCTCAATTCCTGGAACATTTCGTGTTGCAACAGATAAGACT ATGTTTTCTACACCAGAAATTCATATAGGCTTCCATCCTGATGCTGGAGCTTCCTTCTACTtgtcacatctaactggtcatatAG GTGAAAGACTTAATGGCATTGATATGCTTGCAGTTGGCCTTGCTACACACTATACAATAAGCGCC AGGCTTGATTGGGTTGATGAACGTCTAGCTAAGTTGATCACTGATGATCCTTCAACAATAGATACTTCCCTTTCAACTTATGGTGATATTGTTTATCCAGATAAGAATAGCATTGTTAACAG GCTGGAGGTAATAGATAAATGTTTTGGTCTTGAATCAGTTGAAGAAATTTTGGATGCTTTG GAGACTGAGGCAGCCAGATCAAAGCAAGAATGGTGTACTGTTGCATTAAAGAAATTGAAAGAAGCTTCTCCATTGAGTTTAAAAGTCGCCTTACGATCG GTAAGAGAAGGCAGATTTCAGACTCTTGATGAATGCCTTGTTCGAGAGTACAGAATGTCTCTTCATGGGATCTCAAAGCCACTTTCTCATGACTTCCTTGAG GGTGTCCGAGCACGGCTGGTCAACAAGGACTTCACTCCTAAG TGGGATCCCCCAACATTGGACAAAGTACCAGAAGACATGGTTGATCATTATTTCTCACCTCTCGGGGATTTGGATTCTGAACTAAAGCTACCTACACACTTGCGTGAAGCCTTTATTTGA
- the LOC122016336 gene encoding uncharacterized protein LOC122016336, which produces MSPETPSRDPEPAAAAATVAAEAPVTVGGKQGGLLHDLSFPVLKTRGGHRVVRCMDKENVGAAGAPRLSDLSETSSPRIRLPSSRVRDLGVEEVRERLLVHLREAADRMKLVLPEGYGDDVPAPAKEEMPHREASDASTDLPWNLRTRHRVAREIERHRYGSPPPPTTTAKREVWLRSDDPKKKERPRFSISLTREEIDEDIYAVTGCRARRRPRKRPRVVQKQLEALFPGSFLSEITADAYRILDER; this is translated from the exons ATGTCTCCCGAGACGCCCTCCCGGGATCCAGAAcccgcggcggcggcggcgaccgTAGCCGCCGAAGCGCCGGTCACTGTCGGAGGGAAGCAAGGAGGTCTCCTCCACGATCTATCCTTCCCGGTCTTGAAGACTCGGGGTGGCCATCGCGTCGTCCGCTGCATGGACAAGGAGAACGTCGGAGCCGCCGGCGCCCCACGATTGTCGGACCTTTCTGAGACTTCCAGCCCACGGATCCGTCTCCCCTCGAGCAGGGTTCGTGACCTTGGGGTCGAGGAGGTCAGGGAACGGCTGTTGGTTCACCTCCGAGAGGCGGCTGACCGGATGAAGCTAGTGCTACCCGAGGGCTATGGCGACGACGTGCCGGCGCCGGCGAAGGAGGAGATGCCGCATCGCGAGGCTTCCGACGCGTCGACGGATCTTCCATGGAATCTGAGAACCAGGCACCGAGTCGCCAGGGAGATCGAGCGGCACCGATATGGGTCGCCGCCGCCTCCCACGACGACGGCGAAGAGGGAGGTCTGGCTGAGGTCGGATGATCCGAAGAAGAAGGAGCGGCCCAGATTCTCGATCTCGCTTACGAGGGAGGAAATCGACGAGGACATCTACGCCGTGACCGGGTGCAGGGCTCGCCGCCGGCCAAGAAAACGACCGAGGGTGGTCCAAAAGCAGCTCGAG GCGCTGTTCCCCGGCTCATTTCTGTCGGAGATCACCGCCGACGCCTACAGGATTCTAGACGAGCGGTAA